Proteins from a single region of Shinella zoogloeoides:
- a CDS encoding host attachment protein codes for MTATTWILAADGNQARLLKGVNLLKDGQQNPEQEIFRWEPKKAQDIMADRPGRSHSSVGHGRSAMEYSSDPVREEQQKFTAEIAGRIDDYAAEGAFDRLVVCAAPQTLGDLRSKLSDRARTLTTAEIDRNFSNLPTQKLIASVRSIMFEG; via the coding sequence ATGACCGCTACGACCTGGATTCTCGCCGCCGACGGCAATCAGGCCCGCCTGCTCAAGGGGGTGAACCTGTTGAAGGACGGCCAGCAGAACCCGGAGCAGGAAATCTTTCGCTGGGAGCCGAAGAAGGCGCAGGACATCATGGCCGACAGGCCGGGGCGCAGTCATTCCTCCGTCGGCCATGGCCGTTCCGCCATGGAATATTCGAGCGACCCGGTGCGCGAGGAGCAGCAGAAGTTCACCGCCGAGATCGCCGGCCGCATCGATGACTATGCCGCCGAGGGCGCTTTCGACCGGCTCGTCGTCTGCGCCGCGCCGCAGACGCTGGGAGACCTGCGCAGCAAGCTCTCCGACAGGGCGCGCACGCTGACCACGGCCGAGATCGACAGGAATTTTTCCAACCTGCCGACGCAGAAGCTGATCGCCTCCGTCCGGTCGATCATGTTCGAAGGCTGA
- a CDS encoding DNA alkylation repair protein has protein sequence MAEPLKNLLHPGLVKDMARHVLRVSPGFDADRFTQLATENMDALELMQRAERIKDAFTQTLPADYAAAAGILRNALPQANTPGLSGWALLPVNQFVSEHGLGHFDLSLALLKALTPHFTAEFGIRRFIHAEQERALAEISGWVADTNHHVRRLASEGTRPRLPWAMRLPALVKDPAPILPILIALLDDPEDYVRRSVANSLNDIAKDHPALVADFVEAHIEGASTERRQLLRHASRTLLKKGDAKALANFGFAAAKEIGADLTLATPVVTFGDKLGFSLTVRNEDKAPQRLMIDYAIHHMKANGTLAPKVFKWRQLDLPAGGSQTIGKDHAIRAITTRRYYPGTHRVEILINGAIAASADFELRMD, from the coding sequence GTGGCCGAACCGTTGAAAAACCTGCTGCATCCGGGATTGGTGAAGGACATGGCGCGCCATGTCCTGCGCGTCTCGCCGGGCTTCGACGCCGACCGCTTCACGCAACTCGCGACGGAGAACATGGACGCGCTGGAACTGATGCAGCGCGCCGAGCGGATCAAGGACGCCTTCACGCAGACGCTCCCCGCCGACTACGCCGCTGCCGCCGGCATCCTGCGGAACGCCCTGCCGCAGGCAAACACGCCCGGCCTTTCCGGCTGGGCGCTGCTTCCCGTCAACCAGTTCGTCTCCGAACACGGTCTCGGCCATTTCGACCTTTCGCTGGCCCTGCTCAAGGCGCTGACGCCGCATTTCACCGCAGAGTTCGGCATCCGTCGCTTCATCCATGCCGAACAGGAGCGGGCGCTTGCCGAAATCTCCGGCTGGGTCGCGGACACCAACCACCATGTCCGCCGGCTCGCCAGCGAAGGCACCCGCCCCCGCCTACCTTGGGCGATGCGCCTGCCAGCACTCGTCAAGGATCCGGCGCCGATCCTGCCGATCCTCATCGCGCTTCTCGACGACCCGGAGGATTATGTCCGGCGCTCGGTCGCCAATAGCCTGAACGATATCGCCAAGGACCACCCAGCACTCGTCGCCGATTTCGTGGAAGCGCATATCGAGGGCGCATCCACGGAACGGCGGCAATTGCTGCGCCATGCCTCCCGCACGCTCCTCAAGAAGGGGGATGCCAAGGCGCTCGCCAATTTCGGCTTCGCGGCCGCCAAGGAGATCGGCGCGGACCTGACGCTTGCAACACCCGTGGTCACCTTCGGGGACAAGCTCGGCTTTTCGCTAACGGTGCGCAACGAAGACAAGGCGCCGCAGCGGCTGATGATCGACTACGCGATCCATCACATGAAGGCGAACGGCACGCTGGCCCCCAAGGTCTTCAAGTGGCGGCAGCTCGATCTGCCGGCCGGCGGCAGCCAGACGATCGGCAAGGATCACGCGATCCGGGCCATCACCACGCGACGTTATTACCCCGGCACGCACCGCGTCGAAATCCTGATCAACGGCGCGATTGCGGCCTCCGCCGACTTCGAATTGCGCATGGATTGA